A genome region from Dethiobacter alkaliphilus AHT 1 includes the following:
- a CDS encoding FAD:protein FMN transferase has translation MTKLPKRTIVGVLVAALLIVAAIFFQQQGNGGNGDAFELRRSEFLMSTVVEALVYTEDEALGQEALSAAYRRAAELEAIMDRHQSDSDVAKINAAAGQNPVAVSEETFEVIRQGVEFGQMTGGAFDITVAPVMELWGFGSGENRVPDDEELERALELVDYRKIHLDEERLEVFLEKEGMELDLGGIAKGYIVDQALLTMQEMGIESASFDAGGDIRVLGIKPDGTPWRIGIRDPRDRTNLAAIVELDDQSVVTSGDYERFFMEDGQRYHHILDPDTGIPTRGLTSVTVLGEDAITTDTLSTGLFVMGLESGMELIESLADTEAIFITDDGQVHTSSGLDDQVEIL, from the coding sequence TTGACAAAATTGCCGAAGAGAACAATAGTTGGTGTTCTGGTGGCTGCGTTACTAATTGTTGCAGCAATCTTTTTTCAGCAGCAGGGTAACGGGGGAAATGGAGATGCTTTCGAACTGAGACGTTCGGAATTTTTAATGAGCACCGTGGTGGAAGCTTTGGTCTATACTGAAGATGAAGCGCTGGGACAAGAAGCACTTAGTGCGGCGTATCGCCGTGCTGCGGAGCTTGAGGCTATTATGGACAGGCATCAGTCAGACTCGGACGTGGCAAAAATAAATGCGGCGGCGGGTCAAAACCCTGTGGCCGTATCTGAGGAAACTTTTGAGGTTATCCGTCAAGGCGTGGAATTTGGCCAAATGACAGGAGGCGCCTTTGATATTACGGTGGCGCCGGTTATGGAATTGTGGGGCTTTGGCTCCGGTGAGAACCGGGTTCCCGATGATGAAGAGCTGGAGCGTGCCCTTGAGTTGGTGGACTACAGAAAAATTCATCTGGATGAAGAACGCCTGGAAGTATTTCTGGAAAAAGAGGGAATGGAACTGGACCTTGGTGGTATCGCCAAGGGATATATTGTGGATCAGGCGCTGCTCACAATGCAGGAAATGGGCATTGAGTCTGCTTCTTTTGATGCGGGTGGAGACATTCGTGTGTTGGGAATAAAACCGGATGGCACTCCCTGGCGCATCGGTATTCGTGACCCCAGGGACCGGACCAACCTGGCGGCCATTGTGGAGCTGGACGACCAGTCGGTGGTAACTTCCGGTGACTATGAACGTTTCTTTATGGAAGATGGCCAGCGCTATCACCATATTCTTGATCCTGATACCGGCATTCCCACCCGCGGCCTGACCAGTGTGACAGTTCTCGGTGAGGATGCCATAACCACTGATACTCTCTCCACCGGACTTTTTGTCATGGGATTGGAAAGCGGCATGGAGCTAATTGAATCACTGGCCGATACCGAGGCAATCTTTATTACCGACGACGGGCAGGTTCACACTTCCTCCGGCCTGGATGATCAGGTGGAAATCCTGTAA
- a CDS encoding complex I subunit 5 family protein: MSFQAAQEIMATTENITSLLPVAAIVFPLLGSFIVFLAGLYSARLRNVLAVLTALVTFGIVMSIYPYVQQGPLVYHFADVMNYGLYFRADFVSFVFAVLFAGSWLLATIYATVYMKEEHAQNRFYFFLIFTLAHCLGIVLAGDLFSLFLFFELMTFSSYVLIIHRQTPAALRAGSITIYMGVAGGLALLMGIFIMYWGLGTLEIAPMLEEILASGINPLVVIPLFMVGFGTKMGMVPLHIWLPRAYEEGPSPVNAISSAVMLKAGAYGLIRVMGMIFTPADPTVEIAGAEIMTWIGFATIWFGLITMVVGAGLAMLQNNAKRILGCSSISQMGYILMSIGVAVFLGYDRGGVGFAGAMYHIINHSIFKASLFFTVGAVYLITKDVDISRIGGMAKKVPFLLVTFMIAYIGIAGIPGGNGYASKAIMHRAIDYSYTYGGQFTSLWWGEKIYVLASAMTVVYFAKLLNGLFLGRTKPEQEKLDFSVSPLIKAVLGVFAAGILAIGLFPNFILNNYVIPASAGFTFDPYVFDSLREINFFLWYDLKEPLIVLGVAAVMYLFLDHTRGFQWKAPEWFSIEYVFFLPLSRFFLNTCCNFGASFDSGINKTYLQTGKIASNMCKYVSNFDSSINDAYEKSGNVARRLAERTEHFDSSLNEAYEKSGEYARRMADKSADFDGSPDEVHEHSGEDTRSLWDKMRGRPSDWNIKNLNFDSLLMALMLGLFLFILIYYNWIN, from the coding sequence ATGAGTTTTCAAGCTGCACAGGAGATCATGGCCACAACTGAAAATATTACCTCACTATTGCCGGTGGCAGCAATTGTTTTCCCGCTGTTAGGTTCATTTATCGTCTTCCTGGCAGGCCTTTACTCAGCGCGACTGCGCAATGTGTTGGCGGTACTGACGGCTCTGGTTACTTTCGGCATTGTAATGTCCATTTACCCCTATGTTCAACAGGGGCCACTGGTATATCATTTTGCCGACGTGATGAATTACGGGCTTTATTTCCGTGCTGATTTTGTCAGCTTTGTCTTTGCCGTCCTGTTTGCCGGAAGCTGGCTTTTGGCCACAATTTATGCCACTGTCTATATGAAAGAGGAGCATGCGCAGAACAGGTTCTACTTTTTCCTGATTTTCACCCTTGCGCATTGTCTGGGAATTGTTTTGGCCGGAGACCTGTTCAGCCTGTTTTTGTTCTTTGAGTTAATGACTTTCTCCTCTTACGTCTTAATTATTCACCGCCAAACTCCCGCGGCGCTTAGGGCCGGTAGTATCACCATTTACATGGGTGTGGCCGGCGGCCTGGCGCTTTTGATGGGGATCTTTATCATGTACTGGGGCCTGGGCACCTTAGAGATTGCCCCCATGCTGGAAGAGATACTGGCGTCCGGAATCAATCCGCTGGTGGTTATCCCTCTGTTTATGGTGGGTTTCGGTACAAAAATGGGGATGGTGCCGCTGCATATCTGGTTGCCGCGGGCCTATGAAGAAGGACCGTCCCCTGTCAACGCCATTTCCTCAGCTGTAATGTTAAAAGCGGGAGCCTACGGCTTAATCAGGGTAATGGGGATGATTTTTACCCCGGCAGACCCCACCGTAGAAATTGCCGGTGCGGAAATTATGACCTGGATAGGTTTTGCCACCATCTGGTTTGGCCTTATCACCATGGTGGTGGGTGCCGGACTGGCTATGCTTCAAAATAATGCTAAGCGTATTTTAGGCTGCAGTAGTATTAGTCAGATGGGCTATATTCTGATGAGTATCGGCGTTGCCGTATTCCTCGGTTACGACCGGGGCGGTGTTGGTTTTGCCGGAGCAATGTATCATATAATAAATCACTCTATTTTTAAAGCCTCCCTCTTTTTTACGGTGGGAGCAGTATACCTGATAACAAAAGATGTGGATATCAGCCGCATTGGCGGTATGGCCAAAAAGGTACCCTTCCTGCTGGTAACATTTATGATTGCCTATATCGGCATTGCCGGGATACCGGGAGGAAACGGCTATGCTTCCAAAGCCATTATGCACCGGGCCATAGATTACTCCTACACTTACGGCGGACAGTTTACCAGCCTGTGGTGGGGAGAAAAGATCTATGTGCTGGCCAGTGCCATGACCGTTGTGTATTTTGCCAAGCTGTTAAACGGCCTCTTTTTGGGCCGGACGAAGCCGGAACAAGAAAAGCTGGACTTCTCTGTTTCACCGCTTATCAAAGCAGTGTTGGGAGTTTTTGCAGCGGGTATTTTGGCCATTGGGCTTTTCCCCAACTTTATCCTCAACAATTATGTAATACCCGCCAGTGCCGGATTCACCTTTGACCCCTATGTTTTTGATTCTTTGCGTGAAATAAACTTTTTCCTCTGGTATGACTTAAAAGAGCCGCTAATTGTCTTAGGGGTGGCTGCGGTCATGTATCTCTTCCTGGATCATACCCGCGGCTTCCAGTGGAAAGCACCGGAATGGTTTAGTATTGAGTACGTTTTTTTCCTGCCGCTGTCCCGGTTCTTTTTAAACACTTGCTGTAACTTCGGAGCTTCCTTTGACTCCGGTATCAACAAGACCTATCTGCAGACAGGCAAGATTGCTTCCAATATGTGCAAATACGTCAGTAACTTTGATTCCTCAATTAACGATGCCTATGAGAAATCCGGCAACGTTGCCCGTCGTCTGGCGGAGCGCACGGAGCACTTTGACTCTTCACTCAACGAGGCCTACGAGAAGTCCGGAGAGTATGCAAGGCGAATGGCAGATAAGTCTGCCGATTTCGACGGCTCACCGGATGAAGTGCATGAGCACTCCGGTGAAGATACCAGAAGTCTTTGGGATAAAATGCGGGGTCGCCCGTCGGATTGGAACATTAAGAACCTGAATTTCGACTCACTTTTGATGGCGTTAATGTTAGGGCTGTTCCTCTTTATCCTTATTTACTACAACTGGATTAACTAA